The Mesorhizobium koreense genome includes a window with the following:
- a CDS encoding DoxX family protein — protein sequence MSDPVAKGTRLFVPALSGLYSGLHNFAETVLRVIAGAALVTHGLGKIGDPFGSAGMVESLGFYPGAFWSLMLSLTEFVGGIFIAIGFLTRPASLAATFVLLVTVWFHWITAGQGYSGAEKSILWAAIFFFFAIRGGNSHSVDAKIGRAF from the coding sequence ATGAGCGATCCAGTGGCAAAGGGCACGCGGCTGTTTGTGCCGGCGCTCTCTGGCCTTTATTCCGGCCTGCACAATTTTGCCGAGACGGTCCTGCGCGTGATAGCCGGCGCGGCATTGGTGACTCACGGCCTGGGTAAAATTGGCGACCCATTCGGATCGGCAGGTATGGTCGAAAGCCTCGGCTTCTATCCTGGCGCTTTTTGGTCGTTGATGCTGTCGTTGACTGAATTCGTCGGCGGAATCTTCATTGCAATCGGCTTCTTGACACGCCCCGCTTCATTGGCGGCGACATTCGTGCTGCTTGTGACCGTCTGGTTTCACTGGATCACCGCTGGGCAGGGCTATTCCGGTGCAGAAAAGTCGATCCTGTGGGCAGCGATCTTTTTCTTCTTCGCTATCCGTGGCGGGAACAGCCATTCGGTCGACGCGAAAATCGGCCGAGCTTTCTGA
- the nirK gene encoding copper-containing nitrite reductase, which produces MLTRREALFGTAASATTAAILATMPAARAAAGPQSADISRLPRERVELVAPPFVHAHDQVVRGGPKIVEFRLTVKEQPMVIDDEGTVMQAMTFNGSIPAPMMVVHEGDYVELTLVNPETNEMPHNVDFHAATGALGGAQLLEVNPGEQATMRFKATRAGVFVYHCAPAGMIPWHVVSGMNGAILVLPRDGLKDGDGRRLKYDRIFYIGESDFYIPRDANGKYKSYESLGDAYDDTLKVMRGLIPTHVVFNGKVGALTGDNALKAKVGETVLIIHSQANRDTRPHIIGGHGDHVWEQGKFANPPEKDLETWFVRGGSACAALYTFRQPGIYAYVNHNLIEAAELGATAHITVDGEWNDDLMTQVRAPAPIASY; this is translated from the coding sequence ATGTTGACGAGACGCGAAGCCCTCTTTGGAACGGCCGCAAGCGCGACCACGGCGGCAATCCTTGCGACGATGCCCGCGGCGCGGGCGGCGGCCGGGCCCCAGTCTGCCGATATAAGCAGGCTGCCGCGCGAACGGGTCGAGCTTGTCGCTCCGCCCTTCGTACATGCCCACGATCAGGTCGTCCGGGGCGGCCCGAAGATTGTCGAGTTCCGCCTGACCGTGAAGGAACAGCCGATGGTCATCGACGACGAAGGCACCGTCATGCAGGCCATGACCTTCAACGGCTCCATTCCCGCGCCGATGATGGTGGTCCACGAAGGCGACTATGTCGAGTTGACGCTTGTCAATCCCGAGACCAACGAAATGCCGCACAATGTCGACTTCCATGCCGCCACGGGAGCGCTCGGCGGCGCACAACTCCTGGAAGTCAATCCCGGAGAGCAGGCAACGATGCGCTTCAAGGCGACGCGCGCTGGTGTATTCGTCTACCACTGCGCGCCGGCCGGCATGATCCCCTGGCATGTCGTCTCGGGCATGAACGGCGCCATCCTGGTACTCCCCCGCGACGGACTGAAGGATGGCGACGGCCGCAGACTGAAGTACGACCGCATCTTCTATATCGGCGAAAGCGACTTCTACATCCCGCGCGATGCGAACGGCAAATACAAGAGCTATGAATCCCTCGGCGATGCCTATGACGATACGCTGAAGGTGATGCGCGGCCTTATCCCGACACATGTCGTCTTCAATGGCAAGGTCGGCGCGCTGACCGGAGACAACGCCCTCAAGGCCAAGGTCGGGGAGACCGTACTCATCATCCACTCGCAGGCCAACCGCGATACACGCCCGCACATCATCGGCGGCCATGGCGACCATGTCTGGGAACAGGGCAAGTTCGCCAACCCGCCGGAAAAGGATCTGGAGACGTGGTTCGTGCGCGGCGGATCGGCTTGCGCGGCGCTCTACACGTTCCGCCAGCCCGGCATCTACGCCTACGTCAATCATAATCTGATCGAGGCGGCCGAGCTCGGGGCCACCGCCCACATCACGGTGGACGGAGAGTGGAACGACGATCTGATGACGCAGGTGCGGGCACCCGCCCCGATCGCCTCCTACTGA
- a CDS encoding alternative oxidase, with protein sequence MLRFVADGLFGRRYRHRTIVLETIAAVPGMVAATLLHLKCLRLMIDDRGWIRTLLNEAETQRAHLMVFVAIDRPSLFERLSVLLAQGFFYNAHFLIYLFSPRTAHRIVGYFAEDAVRGYGQYLEEIRDGRQENPPAPAFAVAYWNLSPDARLADVIRAMQDDEAIHRDINHSFADALESGRDLPGPPQIIP encoded by the coding sequence ATGCTGCGCTTCGTCGCCGATGGATTGTTTGGCCGACGCTACCGCCACCGCACGATTGTGCTTGAGACCATCGCTGCCGTTCCGGGCATGGTGGCAGCGACGCTGCTCCATCTCAAATGCCTGCGCCTGATGATCGACGATCGCGGCTGGATCCGCACGCTGCTGAATGAGGCCGAGACACAGCGAGCCCACCTCATGGTCTTCGTCGCCATCGACCGCCCAAGCCTGTTCGAGCGTCTTTCCGTCCTGCTCGCGCAAGGTTTCTTCTACAATGCGCATTTCCTGATTTACCTGTTCTCGCCGCGAACGGCCCACCGGATCGTCGGCTATTTCGCCGAAGACGCCGTGCGCGGCTATGGCCAATATCTGGAGGAAATCCGAGACGGAAGGCAGGAGAATCCGCCGGCACCGGCCTTCGCGGTCGCTTACTGGAACCTCTCGCCCGACGCGCGGCTCGCCGACGTCATCCGCGCGATGCAGGACGACGAGGCCATTCACCGGGACATCAACCACAGTTTCGCCGACGCGCTGGAAAGCGGACGCGATCTTCCGGGGCCACCGCAGATCATTCCTTGA
- a CDS encoding SUMF1/EgtB/PvdO family nonheme iron enzyme — protein sequence MRLMVPAALAAATALVLASGPTLRPMSAKTAASFDTVTIAPGAFEFRLSGEYLKAGRPVDAPKRTVSFRLGFDIMKVEVSAADYAACVADGACEAAEGGNSSAIYPVTGVSYRDATAYAAWLSGKTGETWRLPTDEEWAFAAAERRSDDALGVSQDSANPAERWLARYRTEASAGKRDTEPKPLGHFGMNRKGVADIAGNVWEWTSTCYVRATVSTNGKVVHSTDNCGVRVVAGSHRGYMSTFIRDGRSGGCAAGLAPDNLGFRLVRQAPSAISYVRGLWARAVG from the coding sequence ATGCGTTTGATGGTTCCCGCGGCCCTTGCGGCTGCGACGGCATTGGTGCTCGCTTCCGGGCCCACCCTGCGGCCTATGTCTGCCAAGACAGCTGCGTCCTTCGACACCGTCACGATAGCACCCGGCGCCTTCGAGTTCCGCCTTTCCGGCGAATATCTGAAGGCCGGGCGACCTGTCGATGCACCGAAGCGTACCGTCTCCTTCCGGCTCGGCTTCGACATCATGAAGGTGGAGGTCAGCGCAGCCGACTATGCAGCCTGTGTCGCCGATGGCGCCTGCGAAGCGGCCGAAGGCGGCAATTCTTCTGCCATCTACCCGGTGACCGGCGTCAGCTATCGCGACGCCACTGCCTATGCGGCCTGGCTGTCGGGGAAAACAGGAGAGACATGGCGCCTGCCTACCGACGAGGAATGGGCGTTCGCCGCCGCCGAGCGCCGCAGCGACGACGCGCTTGGCGTATCGCAGGATTCGGCCAATCCGGCCGAAAGGTGGCTCGCCCGTTATCGCACCGAGGCGAGCGCCGGCAAGCGCGACACCGAGCCGAAGCCGCTCGGCCATTTCGGGATGAATCGCAAGGGGGTGGCGGATATTGCCGGCAATGTCTGGGAATGGACTTCTACGTGCTACGTGCGCGCGACAGTGTCCACAAACGGGAAGGTTGTGCACAGCACCGATAACTGCGGCGTGCGCGTGGTCGCCGGAAGCCACCGTGGCTACATGTCGACCTTCATTCGAGATGGCAGGAGTGGCGGCTGCGCCGCCGGCCTCGCGCCCGACAATCTCGGCTTCCGACTGGTCCGCCAGGCTCCTTCGGCCATCAGCTATGTGCGCGGGCTATGGGCAAGGGCTGTCGGCTAG
- a CDS encoding pseudoazurin translates to MKYRIAIAAALSVLMAAGAAEAADHQVQMLNKGDKGTMVFQPDLVVAAPGDTVTFVPTDKGHDAASIDGMIPEGAQPFKGEIGKPITVTLDKEGVYGVKCVPHYGMGMVALVVVGKPVNLEQAEAVKQLGKAKKKFQALFAEVPTGN, encoded by the coding sequence ATGAAGTACAGAATAGCAATCGCAGCCGCTCTTTCGGTATTGATGGCGGCAGGTGCCGCCGAAGCGGCCGACCATCAGGTGCAGATGCTCAACAAGGGCGACAAGGGGACGATGGTGTTCCAGCCAGACCTCGTCGTCGCGGCACCCGGCGACACTGTCACCTTCGTACCGACCGACAAGGGCCATGATGCGGCCAGCATCGACGGAATGATCCCGGAAGGTGCCCAGCCCTTCAAGGGCGAGATCGGCAAGCCCATCACCGTCACGCTCGACAAGGAAGGGGTGTACGGCGTCAAGTGCGTGCCCCATTACGGAATGGGTATGGTAGCGCTGGTTGTCGTCGGCAAGCCCGTCAATCTCGAACAGGCCGAAGCCGTTAAGCAACTGGGCAAGGCTAAGAAGAAGTTCCAGGCGCTGTTCGCGGAAGTGCCGACCGGCAATTGA
- a CDS encoding SDR family oxidoreductase produces the protein MDLENRSIIITGASSGIGAAAALLFAAEGANVVLGARRSVELEAFAGSINRGNGRAVYLSGDVKDKGYADALVDLATKEFGGLHGAFNNAGIVGEMGPIPDMGLANWNDVISVNLTAAFLAAKAQIPAMTKQGGGSIVFTSSFVGFSNGGMPGMGAYAASKAGLIGLVQSLASDHAAEGVRINALLPGGTVTPAGGEGNPDVLEFIANLHPMKRMASAKEIAQAAVFLLSDRSSFMTGSPMIVDGGMSVRLT, from the coding sequence ATGGATCTGGAAAACAGGTCGATCATCATTACCGGAGCGAGTAGCGGAATCGGCGCGGCGGCCGCTTTGCTGTTCGCGGCGGAGGGCGCCAATGTGGTTCTTGGCGCACGCCGGTCGGTCGAGTTGGAAGCCTTCGCGGGATCGATCAACCGCGGCAACGGCAGGGCGGTTTATCTGTCCGGCGACGTTAAGGACAAGGGCTATGCCGATGCTCTGGTCGATCTCGCCACAAAGGAGTTCGGCGGGCTGCATGGTGCCTTCAACAATGCCGGCATCGTCGGGGAGATGGGTCCGATCCCCGATATGGGACTTGCCAATTGGAACGATGTCATCTCGGTCAACCTGACGGCAGCCTTCCTTGCCGCCAAGGCCCAGATACCTGCCATGACAAAGCAGGGAGGCGGCTCGATCGTCTTCACCTCGTCCTTCGTCGGCTTCAGCAATGGCGGCATGCCGGGTATGGGGGCGTATGCGGCATCGAAGGCCGGATTGATCGGGCTGGTGCAGTCACTGGCATCCGACCATGCTGCCGAAGGCGTCCGCATCAATGCACTGCTGCCGGGAGGCACTGTCACACCTGCGGGAGGCGAAGGGAATCCGGATGTGCTGGAATTCATCGCGAACCTGCATCCGATGAAGCGGATGGCAAGCGCGAAAGAGATAGCACAGGCGGCCGTTTTCCTCCTGTCCGACCGGTCGAGCTTCATGACGGGAAGCCCGATGATCGTGGATGGTGGCATGTCCGTTCGGCTGACATAA
- a CDS encoding Crp/Fnr family transcriptional regulator: MEGDGASDSSCRWSAWAREYPKRFPHYKHIVRPSGSQKPEAQEMTGIKTDIGILAGTEIFRSLPSEALDEVCQAASRKRLARKETLYQQGDAALNFYVVVVGRLRATQTTEEGNQIALRYLGPGELAGYAALAGIPDYPGTVVAVEDTHLFVWPAGAMKQLMNRHPQIAMNAVAVLGARYQETQIRLRELSTETVERRIAHALLRLARQAGRRTAQGTEICFPLSRQDIAELAGTTLHTVSRTLSAWEKDSIVLSAHRHIVICLPEALAAINAS; this comes from the coding sequence GTGGAGGGTGATGGCGCGTCAGATTCGTCTTGTCGATGGTCAGCATGGGCAAGGGAGTACCCTAAACGATTTCCCCATTATAAGCATATCGTCCGCCCATCGGGCAGCCAGAAACCTGAAGCGCAGGAAATGACGGGCATCAAGACGGACATCGGCATTCTTGCCGGCACCGAGATATTCCGCTCCCTGCCGAGCGAGGCCCTCGACGAGGTGTGCCAGGCGGCTTCCCGTAAGCGTTTGGCGAGGAAGGAAACACTCTATCAGCAAGGCGACGCCGCCCTGAATTTCTATGTGGTGGTGGTCGGCCGCCTGCGAGCGACGCAGACCACCGAGGAAGGCAACCAGATCGCATTGCGCTATCTCGGACCCGGCGAACTTGCAGGCTATGCGGCGCTTGCGGGAATTCCGGATTATCCCGGGACAGTGGTGGCCGTAGAGGATACTCACCTGTTTGTCTGGCCTGCGGGCGCCATGAAGCAATTGATGAACAGGCATCCGCAGATCGCGATGAACGCCGTGGCGGTGCTGGGCGCGCGCTATCAGGAAACACAGATCCGATTGCGCGAACTGTCCACCGAGACCGTCGAGCGCAGGATTGCTCATGCCTTGCTGAGGCTGGCGCGCCAGGCAGGGCGCCGAACGGCGCAAGGAACCGAAATCTGCTTTCCTCTTTCCCGCCAGGACATCGCCGAACTGGCCGGAACAACGCTCCATACGGTCAGCCGGACGCTCAGCGCCTGGGAAAAGGATAGCATCGTGCTAAGCGCGCATCGGCATATCGTCATCTGCCTGCCCGAAGCACTGGCTGCAATCAATGCATCATAG